A stretch of the Argentina anserina chromosome 6, drPotAnse1.1, whole genome shotgun sequence genome encodes the following:
- the LOC126797320 gene encoding LOW QUALITY PROTEIN: APO protein 4, mitochondrial (The sequence of the model RefSeq protein was modified relative to this genomic sequence to represent the inferred CDS: inserted 2 bases in 1 codon; deleted 1 base in 1 codon; substituted 2 bases at 2 genomic stop codons): MALRRKFGESSNFNCKMMSSFLRYYSSNRVDLKKLRPMILKRIQDRAKDYPVQSMIPVVEGVLNSRRLLNQGVSTLLKVILVVDCKXVAPVGKGKGVDILINRKAKNSKEKSRGGIRRHLVFLDXFNMKHLFQDVIKVIKHNQRFDYDRVPAVVELCWQAGANDEDLYSDTWNPESDCVAMEEAESLSRNEIALVANGTLRVWERLRNGVKKLLGVYAAKVCKDCSEVHIGPSGQKARLCGLFKYERWQGTHFWRXAFVDDLVPPNIVWRKRRQDPPVLLDEGKGYYGHAPAVVELCSKAGAIVHLKYHLLEEEEGEFGPPSVASCEGEWSGVGAAVGRGREEERKSMSFERW; encoded by the exons ATGGCTCTGAGGAGAAAATTCGGGGAGAGTTCCAATTTCAACTGCAAAATGATGTCGAGCTTTTTGAGGTATTACAGCTCAAACAGGGTGGACTTAAAGAAGCTGAGGCCTATGATTCTGAAAAGAATCCAAGACCGAGCTAAGGACTATCCGGTGCAAAGCATGATACCAGTGGTAGAGGGAGTCCTCAATTCCCGAAGGCTTCTTAATCAGGGTGTCTCCACCCTTCTTAAAGTGATCCTAGTTGTGGACTGCAAATAAGTCGCTCCAGTGGGCAAGGGTAAGGGTGTGGATATCTTGATTAATAGAAAGGCAAAAAACAGTAAAGAAAAGAGCAGAGGAGGCATAAGACGACACCTTGTATTTCTTGATTAAT TTAACATGAAGCACTTGTTCCAGGATGTAATCAAAGTTATCAAACATAACCAAAGGTTTGATTATGACCGTGTTCCTGCAGTTGTTGAGCTGTGCTGGCAAGCAGGGGCAAATGATGAAGATTTGTACTCCGATACTTGGAACCCAGAAAGTGATTGTGTTGCTATGGAAGAAGCTGAATCCTTGTCACGGAATGAAATTGCTCTGGTTGCCAATGGAACTTTGAGAGTCTGGGAAAGACTTAGAAATGGTGTCAAGAAATTACTGGGTGTTTATGCAGCAAAAGTGTGTAAAGACTGTTCAGAAGTCCATATTGGGCCATCT GGGCAAAAAGCGAGGCTTTGTGGACTTTTTAAGTACGAGCGTTGGCAAGGAACCCACTTTTGGAG AGCATTTGTAGATGATCTTGTTCCTCCAAACATTGTATGGCGGAAGCGGCGTCAAGATCCTCCTGTGCTCTTGGATGAAGGAAAAGGCTATTACGGGCATGCTCCAGCAGTGGTAGAACTATGCTCTAAGGCAGGTGCCATAGTGCATTTAAAGTATCATC TtttggaggaagaggagggagAGTTCGGGCCGCCGTCTGTGGCGTCATGTGAGGGCGAGTGGAGTGGTGTAGGGGCAGCAGTAGGCCGTGgaagggaggaggagaggaaatCAATGAGTTTTGAGCGGTGGTAG